The following coding sequences are from one Alkalinema sp. FACHB-956 window:
- the psbC gene encoding photosystem II reaction center protein CP43 produces the protein MVTLSNRMVAGNRDQESSGFAWWSGNARLINLSGKLLGAHVAHAGLIVFWAGAMTLFETAHFIPEKPMYEQGLILLPHLATLGWGVGPGGEVVDTFPYFVAGVLHLISSAVLGLGGIYHAVRGPDTLEEYSTFFGYDWKDKNQMTNIIGYHLLMLGGGALLLVAKAMFFGGVYDTWAPGGGDVRVITNPTLNPAVIFGYLTKAPFGGEGWIIGVDNMEDIIGGHIWIALICIFGGVWHILTKPFGWARRAFIWSGEAYLSYSLGALSMMGFIASVMVWYNNTAYPSEFFGPTGPEASQAQAMTFLIRDQKLGANVGSAQGPTGLGKYLMRSPTGEIIFGGETMRFWDFRGPWLEPLRGPNGLDLSKIKNDIQPWQVRRAAEYMTHAPLGSINSVGGVATEINSFNYVNPRAWLAASHFILGFFFLIGHLWHAGRARAAVAGFERGIDRENEPALSMPNLD, from the coding sequence GTGGTAACGCTCTCTAATCGCATGGTGGCGGGGAACCGGGACCAAGAATCCTCGGGATTTGCTTGGTGGTCGGGTAATGCTCGCCTGATTAATCTTTCTGGTAAGTTGCTCGGTGCTCACGTAGCCCACGCAGGTCTCATCGTATTCTGGGCTGGTGCGATGACCCTGTTCGAAACCGCGCACTTCATCCCTGAAAAGCCCATGTATGAGCAAGGTTTAATCCTGCTTCCTCACCTTGCAACCCTAGGTTGGGGCGTAGGCCCGGGTGGTGAAGTTGTTGATACCTTCCCATACTTTGTTGCAGGTGTATTGCACCTGATTTCTTCGGCGGTTCTCGGTCTGGGTGGGATTTACCACGCAGTTCGTGGCCCCGATACCCTGGAAGAATATTCCACCTTCTTTGGCTACGACTGGAAAGACAAGAACCAAATGACCAATATTATTGGTTATCACCTGCTGATGCTGGGTGGCGGTGCTTTGCTCTTGGTCGCTAAAGCCATGTTCTTCGGTGGCGTATACGATACCTGGGCACCCGGTGGTGGTGACGTTCGTGTGATTACGAACCCGACCCTAAACCCTGCGGTAATCTTTGGCTATCTCACCAAGGCTCCCTTCGGTGGTGAAGGCTGGATCATCGGGGTGGACAACATGGAAGACATCATCGGCGGTCACATTTGGATCGCGTTGATTTGTATCTTCGGTGGTGTTTGGCACATCCTCACCAAACCCTTTGGTTGGGCGCGTCGTGCATTCATTTGGTCTGGTGAAGCTTACCTTTCCTACAGCCTTGGTGCACTGTCCATGATGGGCTTCATTGCTTCCGTCATGGTGTGGTATAACAACACGGCTTACCCCAGTGAATTCTTTGGCCCCACTGGCCCTGAAGCGTCCCAAGCACAAGCGATGACCTTCTTGATCCGTGACCAAAAGCTGGGTGCTAACGTCGGTTCTGCTCAAGGCCCCACGGGTCTGGGTAAATACCTGATGCGCTCTCCCACGGGTGAAATCATCTTCGGTGGTGAAACCATGCGTTTCTGGGACTTCCGTGGTCCTTGGTTGGAGCCTCTGCGTGGACCTAACGGTCTGGATTTGAGCAAGATCAAAAATGATATTCAGCCTTGGCAAGTACGTCGGGCTGCTGAATACATGACCCATGCACCGCTGGGTTCCATCAACTCGGTGGGTGGCGTAGCAACGGAAATTAACTCCTTTAACTACGTGAACCCCCGCGCTTGGTTGGCAGCTTCCCACTTCATCCTTGGTTTCTTCTTCTTGATTGGTCACCTATGGCACGCTGGTCGTGCTCGGGCTGCGGTTGCAGGCTTTGAGAGAGGGATCGATCGTGAGAATGAACCCGCACTGTCTATGCCTAACCTTGACTAA
- the nuoK gene encoding NADH-quinone oxidoreductase subunit NuoK, whose product MQLQYFLLIAAALFCIGVYGLVTSRNAVRVLMSIELMLNAVNLNLMAFSNYLDPQDIKGQVFTTFVIAIAAAEAAVGLAIVLAIYRNRDTVDMEQFNLLKW is encoded by the coding sequence ATGCAACTCCAGTACTTTCTTCTAATTGCAGCTGCTTTGTTCTGCATTGGGGTCTATGGTTTGGTAACGAGTCGCAATGCGGTTCGGGTTTTGATGTCGATCGAACTAATGTTGAATGCTGTCAACCTCAATTTGATGGCGTTTTCCAATTATCTAGATCCTCAAGACATTAAAGGCCAAGTCTTCACGACGTTTGTGATTGCGATCGCTGCTGCAGAAGCTGCTGTAGGACTCGCGATCGTTTTAGCCATCTACCGCAACCGCGACACGGTGGATATGGAGCAGTTTAACTTGCTGAAATGGTAG